A window from Pseudomonas frederiksbergensis encodes these proteins:
- the tnpB gene encoding IS66 family insertion sequence element accessory protein TnpB (TnpB, as the term is used for proteins encoded by IS66 family insertion elements, is considered an accessory protein, since TnpC, encoded by a neighboring gene, is a DDE family transposase.), with protein MIRIDAIWLATEPMDMRAGTETALARVIEVFGAAKPHCAYLFANRRATRMKVLVHDGIGVWLAARRLNQGKFHWPGLRQGSEMQLDTEQLQALVLGLSWQRVGVGGVITLL; from the coding sequence ATGATCCGTATCGACGCCATTTGGCTCGCCACCGAGCCCATGGATATGCGCGCCGGTACCGAGACTGCGCTGGCCAGGGTGATCGAGGTCTTCGGTGCGGCGAAGCCGCACTGTGCTTATCTGTTTGCCAATCGCCGCGCGACTCGGATGAAAGTGCTGGTACACGATGGGATCGGCGTTTGGCTGGCTGCACGTCGCTTGAACCAAGGCAAGTTTCACTGGCCAGGCCTTCGACAAGGCAGCGAAATGCAGTTGGATACTGAGCAACTTCAGGCCTTGGTGCTCGGCCTCTCTTGGCAACGTGTTGGCGTCGGAGGTGTAATTACACTGCTTTAA
- the tnpA gene encoding IS66-like element accessory protein TnpA, translating to MQPTRRSYSKSFKAQVIQECAQPGASIAGVALSHSLNANLVHKWIRVHAHKSPALQPAFIPLPMQIRAHPPSSNISIEILHPRGTVKVNWPTDSAAACAAFLRDVLR from the coding sequence ATGCAGCCAACACGCCGTTCCTATTCCAAATCCTTCAAGGCCCAGGTCATTCAAGAGTGTGCCCAACCCGGCGCTTCGATTGCCGGCGTCGCCCTCAGCCATAGCCTCAACGCCAACCTCGTCCACAAATGGATTCGAGTGCACGCGCACAAAAGCCCAGCGCTTCAACCAGCATTTATCCCATTGCCCATGCAGATAAGGGCACACCCACCTTCATCGAATATCAGCATTGAGATCCTGCACCCACGCGGCACCGTCAAAGTGAACTGGCCGACCGATAGTGCTGCTGCCTGCGCCGCTTTCCTTCGAGACGTGTTGCGATGA
- the tnpC gene encoding IS66 family transposase, protein MTSSPNLDQMTPDQLRAFAAQLLSQVETMGKTVETMGRTVETMGKKINRDQTVIEKLTHEIAQLKRLKFAKRSEQMNPQQASLLDDLIDTDIAAIEAELQALQIAPAATEKKQKPKRTALPAEFPRTLIHHEPDNTHCPCGCALKRIGEDVSEKLDYTPGVFTVERHVRGKWVCDDCETLIQAPVPAQVIDKGIPTAGLLAHVMIAKFADHLPLYRQESIFGRAGLSIPRSTLAQWVGVTGVQLQPLVDALRDVVIGQQVVHADETPVQMLAPGTKKTHRSYVWAYATSQFCETAAVVYDFSPSRAGEHARNFLQGWKGKLVCDDFGGYKASFEIGVTEIGCMAHARRKFFELNTTNKSQLAEQALRYIQLLYEIESEVRDLESELRRRIRQEKAAPVMDRLHAWMIAQRDLVPEGSAISRAFDYSLKRWAALSRYLNDGAVPIDNNWAENQIRPWALGRKNWLFAGSLRSGKRAAAIMSLIQSARLNGHDPYAYLKDVLTRLPTQRASEIEQLLPHKWQPV, encoded by the coding sequence ATGACTTCCTCGCCCAATCTCGATCAAATGACTCCCGACCAACTGCGTGCATTCGCTGCGCAGTTGCTGTCGCAAGTGGAGACCATGGGCAAGACGGTAGAGACCATGGGCAGAACGGTCGAAACCATGGGCAAGAAGATCAACCGCGATCAAACGGTGATCGAAAAGCTGACCCACGAGATCGCACAGCTCAAGCGTTTGAAGTTTGCCAAGCGTAGCGAGCAGATGAATCCTCAGCAGGCCAGCCTGCTGGATGACCTGATCGATACCGATATTGCGGCGATTGAGGCCGAGCTTCAGGCGTTGCAAATAGCACCAGCGGCGACCGAGAAAAAGCAAAAGCCCAAGCGCACGGCATTGCCGGCAGAATTCCCGCGCACGTTGATCCATCACGAACCGGACAACACTCACTGCCCATGCGGCTGCGCACTGAAGCGCATCGGTGAAGATGTCAGCGAAAAGCTGGACTACACGCCGGGCGTGTTCACCGTTGAGCGCCATGTTCGTGGCAAGTGGGTTTGCGATGACTGCGAAACGCTGATCCAGGCGCCGGTACCTGCGCAAGTTATCGACAAGGGCATCCCGACTGCCGGATTACTTGCGCACGTCATGATCGCGAAGTTCGCTGATCATCTTCCGCTTTACCGTCAGGAATCGATTTTTGGTCGAGCTGGCTTGTCAATTCCACGCTCCACTTTGGCTCAATGGGTCGGCGTTACGGGCGTGCAGCTGCAGCCACTGGTCGATGCCCTGCGTGACGTAGTGATCGGGCAGCAGGTCGTGCACGCGGATGAAACACCCGTACAGATGCTCGCTCCGGGCACGAAGAAAACCCACCGCTCTTATGTTTGGGCTTACGCCACCAGCCAGTTCTGCGAAACAGCCGCTGTCGTCTACGACTTCAGCCCCAGCCGCGCCGGTGAGCATGCTCGCAACTTCCTGCAAGGCTGGAAAGGCAAGTTGGTCTGCGACGATTTTGGCGGTTACAAGGCCAGCTTCGAGATCGGCGTGACCGAGATCGGCTGCATGGCCCACGCCCGGCGCAAGTTTTTCGAATTGAATACCACCAACAAGAGCCAGCTCGCCGAGCAGGCCCTGCGTTACATCCAGTTGTTGTACGAAATCGAGAGCGAAGTACGTGACCTGGAGTCGGAATTACGGCGCCGAATACGGCAAGAAAAAGCCGCGCCAGTGATGGATAGGCTGCATGCCTGGATGATCGCCCAGCGTGATCTTGTGCCCGAAGGTTCAGCCATCAGCAGAGCATTTGATTACAGCCTCAAACGCTGGGCCGCGCTGTCGCGCTACCTCAATGACGGGGCCGTACCTATTGATAATAATTGGGCGGAAAACCAGATCCGACCATGGGCCCTTGGACGCAAGAACTGGCTCTTCGCCGGATCGCTACGCAGCGGAAAAAGGGCGGCGGCGATCATGAGCTTGATCCAGTCTGCGCGGCTGAATGGCCATGATCCGTACGCCTATCTAAAGGATGTTCTCACGCGTCTACCGACGCAGCGGGCGAGTGAAATCGAGCAGCTGCTTCCGCATAAGTGGCAGCCGGTTTAA
- a CDS encoding RNA 2'-phosphotransferase, whose product MNSKQLNEASKFLSYVLRHEPQSIGLQLDTEGWANIDSLIAGAAKEGHILNRELLLVVVSSSDKKRFAISNDAQYIRAVQGHSTESVNLQYIEKEPPEFLHHGTATRFLESIQQQGLIAGARHHVHLSQDMATAVTVGHRYGKPVVLKVEALRMHQQGFNFFQAENDVWLTGHVPIFFIHQE is encoded by the coding sequence ATGAACAGCAAACAGCTCAACGAAGCCAGTAAGTTTCTCAGCTATGTATTGCGACATGAACCGCAATCCATTGGACTCCAGTTAGACACAGAGGGCTGGGCAAATATTGATTCCTTAATTGCAGGTGCAGCTAAGGAAGGGCATATTCTAAATCGCGAACTGCTCTTGGTAGTAGTCAGCAGCAGCGATAAAAAGCGTTTTGCTATTTCTAACGATGCGCAATACATTCGCGCCGTGCAGGGGCATTCAACTGAAAGCGTAAACCTCCAGTACATTGAGAAAGAGCCACCCGAATTCTTGCACCACGGAACAGCTACTCGCTTTCTAGAGTCAATTCAGCAACAAGGATTAATTGCAGGCGCTCGCCATCACGTACATCTATCACAAGATATGGCCACAGCTGTAACTGTCGGACACCGATATGGAAAGCCTGTGGTGCTAAAAGTTGAAGCCCTGCGGATGCACCAGCAGGGCTTCAACTTTTTTCAGGCTGAAAATGACGTATGGTTAACGGGTCATGTCCCCATTTTTTTTATACATCAGGAATAG